In Candidatus Methylomirabilis sp., the following are encoded in one genomic region:
- a CDS encoding prepilin-type N-terminal cleavage/methylation domain-containing protein, whose product MRRGVWRRCLRASGGLTLVELVVVLAVLGVLAAVAMPLAEVTVKRSRELELRRTLRELREGIDLFKAEYDKARNNAKDKREIFVQRVNVDRTGYPLTLEEVVETKILRRIPRDPMASDTPWVRRSYTDSIDSTVSDARDVWDVRSSSKATALDGTTYDTW is encoded by the coding sequence ATGCGCCGGGGTGTTTGGCGGCGCTGCCTCCGGGCATCCGGGGGGTTGACCCTCGTCGAGCTGGTGGTCGTCCTCGCCGTCCTCGGCGTCCTGGCGGCGGTGGCCATGCCGCTCGCGGAGGTGACGGTCAAGCGCTCCCGGGAGCTGGAGCTGCGGCGGACCCTCCGGGAGCTCCGGGAGGGGATCGACCTCTTCAAGGCGGAGTACGACAAGGCGCGCAACAACGCCAAGGACAAGCGCGAGATCTTCGTCCAGCGCGTGAACGTGGACCGGACCGGCTATCCTCTCACCCTCGAGGAGGTGGTGGAGACCAAGATCCTGCGACGAATTCCTCGGGATCCGATGGCCTCCGATACCCCCTGGGTCAGGCGCTCCTACACCGACAGCATCGACTCGACGGTGAGCGACGCGCGAGACGTGTGGGATGTGCGCTCCTCCAGCAAGGCCACGGCACTCGACGGGACCACCTATGACACCTGGTAG